A part of Arachis hypogaea cultivar Tifrunner chromosome 12, arahy.Tifrunner.gnm2.J5K5, whole genome shotgun sequence genomic DNA contains:
- the LOC112727622 gene encoding uncharacterized protein produces MARDLLDLVNVKKRRCSWSLVATIASVLALVSVVHLFLFPLTPSFNYFKLAQDSCIPPTNASAEFPINLEKEEPVIDLKHQFPADLHEAVVYRGAPWKAEIGRWLAGCDSVKREVNITEIIGGNNCKNDCSGLGVCNRELGQCRCFHGYTGEECTEKMELECNYPGSQEAPFGRWVVSICPANCDKTRAMCFCGEGTKYPNRPLAETCGFQFNPPSEPDGPKIVDWAKVDQDVFSTNSSVRGWCNVDPAEFYAGKAKIKGECDCKYDGLWGTLCETAVESVCINQCSGHGHCRGGFCQCNNGWYGVDCSVPSVISSIRDWPSWLQPAKIEIPDDLHVNGKIVNLNTKVAKKRPLIYVYDLPPEFNSLLLEGRHFKLECVNRIYNDHNQTIWTEQLYGSQIALYESILASPHRTLNGEEADFFFVPVLDSCIITRADDAPHLSMQDHLGLRSSLTLEYYKNAYKHIVEQYSYWNRSSGRDHIWFFSWDEGACYAPKEIWNSMMLVHWGNTNSKHNHSTTAYWADNWDNISSERRGIHPCFDPDKDLVLPAWKVPDANVLTAKLWDWPREKRKTLFYFNGNLGPAYAHGRPEDSYSMGIRQKLAKEFGSSPNKDGKLGKQHADDVIVTPLRSENYHADLATSVFCGVLPGDGWSGRMEDSILQGCIPVVIQDGIFLPYENMLNYDSFAVRLPEDEIPNLIKLLRGFNDTEIEFKLANVQKIWQRFVYRDAVMLEAERQKAAFGHVDDWAIEFVKLTEDDALATFIQVLHYKLHNDPWRKQVLHEKEFGLPKQCLASTN; encoded by the exons ATGGCAAGAGACTTGTTAGATTTGGTAAATGTGAAGAAACGGCGATGCTCTTGGTCACTTGTAGCAACAATTGCTTCGGTTTTGGCTTTGGTTTCTGTTGTGCATCTGTTCTTGTTCCCTTTGACCCCTTCTTTCAATTACTTTAAGCTTGCTCAAGATTCTTGCATCCCACCAACCAATGCATCGGCTGAATTTCCGATCAACCTTGAGAAGGAAGAGCCGGTTATTGATCTGAAGCATCAGTTCCCAGCTGATTTGCATGAAGCTGTTGTTTATCGAGGGGCACCATGGAAGGCTGAGATTGGCCGGTGGCTTGCAGGGTGCGATTCTGTAAAAAGGGAGGTCAACATTACTGAG ATTATAGGTGGCAATAACTGCAAAAATGATTGCAGTGGCTTGGGCGTTTGTAATCGAGAATTGGGACAATGTCGATGCTTTCACGGTTATACTG GAGAAGAATGCACTGAGAAAATGGAATTGGAATGTAACTACCCAGGATCACAAGAGGCCCCGTTTGGTCGATGGGTTGTCTCAATTTGCCCAGCCAACTGTGACAAAACAAGAGCAATGTGCTTCTGTGGTGAAGGCACAAAATACCCAAATCGACCACTGGCAGAAACATGCGGATTTCAATTTAA TCCACCTTCTGAACCCGATGGTCCCAAAATAGTGGATTGGGCCAAAGTAGACCAAGATGTGTTCTCAACTAACAGTAGCGTACGCGGTTGGTGTAATGTGGACCCAGCAGAATTCTATGCTGGCAAGGCGAAAATCAAAGGAGAATGTGACTGCAAATATGATGGTCTTTGGGGCACACTATGCGAGACGGCTGTGGAATCTGTTTGCATCAATCAGTGCTCTGGACATGGCCACTGTCGGGGTGGCTTTTGTCAG TGTAACAATGGGTGGTATGGAGTAGATTGCAGTGTGCCATCTGTGATATCTTCTATACGAGATTGGCCGAGTTGGCTTCAACCTGCTAAGATTGAAATTCCTGATGATCTTCATGTTAATGGAAAAATTGTCAATCTCAACACAAAGGTGGCAAAGAAAAGGCCTCTTATATATGTTTATGATTTGCCCCCCGAGTTCAACAGCCTCCTCCTTGAG GGACGCCATTTTAAGTTAGAGTGTGTTAATAGAATTTATAATGACCATAATCAAACAATATGGACAGAGCAACTGTATGGTTCCCAG ATAGCACTTTACGAGAGCATCTTAGCTAGTCCTCACCGAACATTAAATGGCGAAGAAGCCGATTTTTTCTTTGTTCCTGTTCTTGATTCATGTATCATAACTCGTGCCGATGACGCTCCTCACTTGAGTATGCAG GATCATTTGGGATTGAGAAGCTCTCTCACGTTGGAATATTATAAGAATGCATATAAACACATTGTTGAGCAATACTCGTATTGGAATCGCTCATCAGGAAGGGATCATATCTGG TTTTTTTCATGGGATGAAGGTGCTTGCTATGCCCCTAAGGAGATATGGAACAGCATGATGTTAGTTCATTGGGGAAacacaaactcaaaacataaccaTTCAACCACGGCCTATTGGGCTGACAACTGGGATAATATTTCTTCCGAACGAAGAGGCATCCATCCATGTTTTGACCCCGACAAAGATCTTGTGCTACCTGCATGGAAAGTTCCGGATGCTAATGTGTTGACTGCAAAACTTTGGGATTG GCCCCGCGAGAAGCGCAAGACGTTGTTCTACTTCAACGGTAATCTAGGTCCAGCTTATGCTCATGGAAGACCAGAAGATTC GTATAGCATGGGTATACGACAGAAACTTGCTAAAGAATTTGGATCAAGTCCTAACAAGGATGGAAAGCTTGGAAAACAGCATGCCGATGACGTCATTGTGACCCCGTTGCGTTCTGAGAACTATCATGCTGATCTAGCAACTTCTGTTTTCTGCGGCGTGCTGCCTGGTGACGGTTGGAGCGGTCGCATGGAGGACAGTATCTTGCAAGGGTGCATTCCTGTGGTCATTCAG GATGGAATTTTCCTGCCATATGAGAATATGCTCAACTATGACAGCTTCGCAGTTCGGTTACCTGAAGATGAAATTCCTAACTTGATAAAGCTTCTTCGG GGATTCAATGACACAGAAATCGAATTCAAGCTGGCAAATGTTCAGAAAATCTGGCAAAGATTCGTGTACCGTGATGCTGTTATGCTCGAAGCTGAAAGGCAAAAAGCTGCTTTCGGACACGTTGATGATTGGGCCATCGAATTTGTAAAATTGACAGAAGATGATGCCTTAGCCACCTTCATACAG GTTTTGCATTACAAGTTACACAATGACCCATGGAGGAAACAAGTTCTCCATGAAAAGGAATTTGGATTACCTAAGCAGTGTCTTGCAAGCACAAACTGA